Proteins found in one Populus alba chromosome 14, ASM523922v2, whole genome shotgun sequence genomic segment:
- the LOC118056851 gene encoding uncharacterized protein isoform X2 — protein MDSEGRKMEEVERDFHGMKRKQLQALCKKHGIPANKSNAEMADLLTLTLKGIENPKEQGQGEVQNVSDSMKVTKILKNVKFKPDVEIREYEPSVYKGRKRRRRSMVNYGKVIGSPPGSRNREQRTVGRNVDEVVGKKRGRGREKKGSVGVENVDVNDNSRPPVITKEGDVQLVKGEDKSGRRRLRSREVVIEENVEGGEGDLVVSRKNSKRGESRKRGNRDGIRFSDEVSEENVSAKDDAKPAKAPSGSRINARTNESTSLLSVDFGKTESFGRTTRSRAKLRENTSSTIADKAETVEVQDEYEKALQTEEILKGAGRNAFGRKSFVPRKRLVVEILSEEGVESVKGGRRSRRNTSKKEGTSLSSGCFSKTEIVGRTSRSRSKLEENTSSVTANKAETIEIQDESQKVLHLEEPLKDFGRYALRRKSIVPQKGVAVETVSKKDLESVKDARRSKRNMAKATDSKPIVQVVTRRRTRFGAQATVESADEITEVNKEHNKAVQLEECLNTQDRNASRQKSLTAQKGQVGSEGPDEKIETIKQSRNADLKLANKVEASGQFSSEIEKAPISIGHVRGSRSNTVVLSPAFATGELGIGEAVGMVGCLKRKRGPTLETDSSTVGECLAGKPSRELAQHASRGNLVGSTVPGKIVEKKQHGISAVPVMVEEGLFTEETQIEDTGLTMPEATGDKPNFSLSCSKEVFETSDKKGCESKTSEMRTNFSEVAAGCSNIQEGVDNKTNLQETPSPTSISVMLCFANQETPENASQPIVLNEEANTVAGDMEKLAVDAIIEVGVDDPSSRSKEEDGADLGNDNLDEHGQTELQTNASDTFPLTNRFSFAKQSDFSGLENGLERKELREDIHLESGDVNDCSTELVDITSAVEGGFCDLENTGQKIRANKNEHEEASCEDRPSPAAGEKMVSFITEINLQEDGDVLLIQAAEENQNFISEENASNVFQVSRRTCAHELLHGEVTCLSAPEKGTDEGENRSSAIVPLQFTGIGKQRLPFYAGDSSEDKKIQHHDEKSTEKINSSCKDEKHVLEENEAVADAFPQSSLQDKKEVTFAIKTDICAVETTGESEVTNHSDSGKASTGVNSSPMLFEKLGGYKEMNAMRNCSIDASIDVPVSKSHEAVMVMESGRNMDGESDAEQSEFKEEKSGCAVETVHGDDNVCQKVSAEANASSLTWLISKEMEGCEGKTFDMMMGRPSDFLKSNKELASGKNTARYQCDQVVRKESVTGALLFELCDHSSSDEVAGNADATLTPTIEIFGGKKVGSWGNTSKSIEGINMWTGQETISVGSDSKADTFTQVMNDRFDEEKTAEVSDGDLYDHISKYGEAADKESLNMTTEKLDMSGTQNEGTAQPNCPVGLGNLFSDYGGEFLKINDAGSSASPEIASADCEGIDETSNGFMGSELELGVKAGKFDDLEEVNALELERSASVSLENRISMDVIAAFNVEKVEDDSKLYQRNIDDEKEYSIVSLPQVTPKSIGEHSVEEGLLHASKDDCVAASNDASNNIKADRAGSVAVIGKICFEKTEGCTLWTERTPISPQIPKSSGKKAQQSSFEHKLFAESSGICGMGSSADAVSELNVLLSHGEKYKSHPGSKSIGNEAGVKVMASNDREQVPLELLTGSDASALFTNWEVNLIQGSGEEDLVEESDGEASKDNLISNDSEHTAWMNKNVEEVLFTNREVNLILGNGERDQVEKSDGVASEDNLISNDPLDEHVAKTSISNDTLDDAPLDLKVDNIYYSDIQDTCEIGSGAIDKVSSGAAAKMDILEEVVIGVIQQTVISAEASQEMAESPPQERFLSCSKSEESPSPDTPCRLPEITSGASLVQRNGPESYRSIPTEQGEFHQGDFKVLIAQKVGAEEVREALATDDTNLESNPSDPREVAIEQANEHPDALNESLLMVGLDYQTQNQQSCGCSLRGDCKHALKERERHSIETEATNCLHQLDEGVFSEEIVDFGNGFATSPFKRQRDVDSSAGTSVSVFQHCITENDAWELNLFSEENEQDENQTSGARFLHTNLRNEGAGKVYENIAVTEQAAIQVDEEQHGELWQVMDEQIEEEKHTYFSVSDEPSFEDVEGSKKQDCVLLEIDSIQERINCENHQNKSVNTEHSYDSKEKEIFIDVNEVNGYHDVVSSEQMGERNSSYLKQYNNESLSVEDIGVIENLSENVSAKPNISALDQSTEIINSTSSQDIAARDDQTHQLKLPSSQKGVSCDKEEETHSSDAKQLTTSLVRREARKTGFVQATPQKMVTYTGMKENLASIKREKRGNMTAPNPLSKRRALGNLRNN, from the exons ATGGATTCTGAaggaagaaaaatggaagaagTAGAAAGGGATTTTCATGGCATGAAGAGGAAACAACTGCAAGCGCTTTGTAAAAAGCATGGAATTCCTGCTAATAAATCCAATGCCGAAATGGCTGATTTGTTGACTTTGACTCTCAAG GGAATTGAAAATCCAAAAGAGCAAGGTCAAGGAGAAGTACAAAACGTGAGTGATTCTATGAAAGTGActaaaatattgaagaatgttAAATTCAAGCCTGATGTTGAAATACGTGAATACGAGCCTTCGGTGTATAAAggaaggaagaggaggaggaggagcatGGTTAATTATGGGAAAGTTATTGGTTCTCCGCCTGGAAGTAGGAATAGAGAGCAGAGAACAGTTGGAAGAAATGTAGATGAGGTTGTTGGgaagaagagagggagaggacGAGAAAAGAAAGGGAGCGTTGGGGTGGAAAATGTTGATGTTAATGACAACTCACGACCTCCTGTAATCACTAAAGAGGGAGATGTTCAACTTGTGAAGGGTGAAGACAAATCGGGTAGGAGGCGACTGAGAAGTAGAGAGGTGGTGATCGAGGAGAACGTTGAAGGGGGTGAAGGGGATTTGGTTGTTTCTAGGAAGAATTCAAAACGGGGAGAGTCTAGAAAGAGGGGGAATCGTGATGGGATTCGTTTCTCGGATGAAGTTTCTGAAGAGAATGTAAGTGCAAAAGACGATGCTAAACCTGCAAAGGCGCCATCAGGATCAAGAATAAATGCTAGGACGAATGAAAGCACTTCATTATTGAGTGTGGATTTCGGAAAAACAGAAAGTTTTGGAAGGACTACTCGGTCACGGGCTAAGTTAAGGGAGAATACTTCTTCTACAATTGCAGATAAAGCTGAAACCGTCGAGGTTCAGGATGAATATGAAAAGGCTCTCCAGACTGAAGAAATTTTGAAGGGTGCAGGTAGAAATGCTTTTGGAAGAAAGTCTTTTGTGCCTCGAAAGCGGTTGGTGGTAGAAATTCTATCTGAAGAAGGTGTTGAATCAGTGAAGGGTGGCAGGCGATCAAGAAGAAATACTAGCAAGAAGGAAGGTACTTCATTATCGAGTGGGTGTTTTTCTAAAACTGAAATTGTTGGTAGGACTTCTCGGTCACGCTCTAAGTTGGAGGAGAATACATCATCTGTGACTGCAAACAAAGCTGAAACCATCGAGATTCAGGATGAAAGTCAAAAGGTTCTTCATCTTGAAGAACCGTTGAAGGATTTCGGTAGATATGCTTTGAGACGTAAATCTATTGTGCCTCAGAAGGGAGTCGCAGTAGAAACCGTGTCCAAAAAAGATCTTGAATCTGTAAAGGATGCCAGGCGATCAAAAAGAAACATGGCAAAGGCTACAGATTCCAAACCTATTGTGCAAGTCGTTACTAGGAGGAGGACAAGGTTTGGAGCTCAGGCTACGGTTGAAAGTGCAGACGAAATTACCGAGGTTAACAAAGAGCATAACAAGGCTGTTCAGCTCGAGGAATGTTTGAACACTCAAGATAGAAATGCTTCAAGACAGAAGTCTCTTACAGCTCAAAAGGGCCAGGTTGGAAGTGAAGGACCAGATGAGAAAATTGAAACCATAAAACAATCTAGGAATGCAGATTTGAAGCTTGCTAACAAGGTTGAAGCTTCTGGACAATTTAGCAGTGAGATTGAAAAGGCTCCGATATCGATTGGCCATGTGAGGGGGTCCAGAAGCAACACTGTTGTATTAAGCCCTGCTTTTGCCACTGGTGAACTAGGAATTGGTGAAGCTGTTGGTATGGTTGGGTGTCTGAAACGAAAGCGTGGCCCAACACTGGAGACAGATTCTTCTACAGTGGGTGAATGTTTGGCCGGTAAACCTTCAAGAGAATTGGCACAGCACGCCTCTAGAGGTAACTTGGTTGGATCTACCGTCCCTGGAAAAATTGTTGAAAAGAAGCAACATGGCATATCTGCAGTTCCAGTTATGGTAGAGGAAGGTCTATTTACTGAAGAAACACAAATTGAGGACACTGGATTGACCATGCCAGAAGCTACAGGGGACAAACCTAATTTCAGTTTGAGCTGCTCCAAGGAAGTCTTTGAAACTTCTGACAAGAAGGGATGTGAGAGTAAAACAAGTGAAATGAGAACCAATTTCTCAGAAGTCGCTGCTGGATGCTCTAACATTCAGGAAGGTGtagataataaaacaaatttgcaGGAAACTCCGTCTCCAACATCAATATCAGTGATGTTATGTTTTGCAAACCAAGAAACACCAGAGAATGCAAGTCAGCCCATAGTCCTTAATGAGGAGGCTAATACTGTCGCAGGTGACATGGAGAAACTTGCTGTAGATGCTATCATTGAGGTTGGTGTGGATGATCCGTCTAGCAGATCTAAGGAAGAAGATGGTGCAGATTTGGGTAATGATAATTTAGATGAACACGGACAAACAGAACTTCAGACTAATGCTTCTGATACGTTTCCCCTAACTAATCGTTTCTCATTTGCGAAGCAATCAGATTTTTCAG GGTTGGAGAATGGACTTGAAAGGAAAGAACTGAGAGAAGACATACACTTAGAAAGTGGTGATGTCAATGATTGTTCAACTGAACTTGTGGACATAACATCTGCTGTGGAGGGTGGTTTCTGTGATCTAGAAAATACTGGACAGAAAATTAGAGCAAATAAAAATGAGCATGAAGAGGCATCTTGTGAGGATAGACCATCACCAGCTGCTGGTGAAAAGATGGTTAGTTTTATCACTGAAATAAACCTACAGGAGGATGGTGATGTCCTCCTTATACAAGCTGCCGAGGAGAACCAAAATTTCATTTCAGAGGAAAACGCTAGCAATGTTTTTCAGGTCTCTAGAAGAACATGCGCACATGAACTTCTACATGGAGAAGTAACCTGTCTGAGTGCCCCAGAAAAGGGCACCGACGAAGGTGAAAATCGTTCTTCGGCCATTGTTCCTTTACAAT TCACTGGTATTGGCAAGCAAAGATTGCCCTTTTATGCAGGGGATTCCTCCGAGGACAAGAAAATACAGCATCatg ATGAGAAATCAACAGAAAAGATTAATTCAAGTTGTAAGGATGAAAAGCACGTTCTGGAGGAAAACGAAGCTGTTGCAGATGCTTTTCCACAATCTTCGTTGCAAGATAAAAAGGAGGTTACTTTTGCAATAAAAACTGATATTTGCGCTGTCGAGACAACAGGAGAAAGTGAAGTTACCAATCATAGTGACAGTGGTAAAGCATCAACTGGAGTGAATAGTTCACCAATGCTTTTTGAGAAGCTTGGTGGTTATAAAGAGATGAATGCAATGAGAAACTGCAGCATTGATGCTTCCATTGATGTCCCTGTTAGCAAGTCCCATGAAGCTGTTATGGTTATGGAGAGTGGCCGAAACATGGATGGGGAGTCAGATGCTGAACAAAGTGAGTTTAAGGAAGAAAAATCAGGATGCGCTGTAGAAACTGTACATGGTGATGACAATGTTTGCCAGAAGGTGTCTGCAGAGGCAAATGCTTCCAGTTTAACTTGGTTAATTTCTAAAGAAATGGAAGGTTGTGAAGGGAAAACATTTGATATGATGATGGGCCGTCCTAGTGACTTCCTTAAATCAAATAAAGAGTTGGCCAGTGGTAAAAATACGGCTAGATACCAGTGTGATCAGGTTGTCAGGAAGGAATCTGTTACAGGTGCTCTCTTGTTTGAGCTTTGTGACCACAGCAGCAGTGATGAGGTGGCTGGCAATGCTGATGCAACTTTGACTCCAACCATCGAAATTTTTGGGGGAAAGAAAGTTGGATCATGGGGAAACACTTCTAAGAGCATAGAAGGAATTAATATGTGGACAGGCCAAGAGACCATATCTGTAGGCAGCGATTCCAAAGCTGACACTTTTACACAAGTTATGAATGATCGctttgatgaagaaaaaactgCAGAAGTGAGCGATGGTGATCTTTATGATCATATCAGTAAATATGGTGAGGCAGCTGACAAAGAATCACTGAATATGACAACCGAAAAATTGGACATGTCGGGCACACAAAATGAAGGAACTGCACAACCAAATTGTCCTGTGGGGCTTGGTAACCTATTTTCAGATTATGGGGGCgagtttttgaaaattaatgatGCTGGCAGCAGTGCTTCCCCTGAAATTGCTTCTGCAGATTGTGAGGGCATTGATGAAACATCAAATGGATTTATGGGCTCTGAGCTTGAACTTGGAGTCAAGGCTGGTAAATTTGACGATCTCGAAGAGGTGAATGCTTTAGAGCTAGAAAGAAGTGCTTCCGTTTCCTTAGAAAACCGTATCTCTATGGATGTCATAGCTGCATTTAACGTTGAAAAGGTGGAGGATGATTCGAAGTTGTACCAGAGAAACATTGATGATGAGAAGGAATACAGCATTGTTTCTCTCCCACAGGTTACCCCGAAGAGCATTGGAGAGCACTCAGTTGAGGAGGGACTTCTTCATGCGAGTAAAGACGACTGTGTTGCTGCATCAAATGATGCCAGCAATAACATTAAAGCAGATAGAGCTGGGTCAGTGGCTGTAATTGGAAAGATTTGTTTTGAGAAAACTGAAGGCTGCACCTTGTGGACTGAAAGAACACCGATTTCTCCACAGATACCTAAAAGTAGCGGGAAAAAGGCTCAGCAATCTTCATTTGAACATAAATTATTTGCTGAGTCTTCTGGAATATGCGGAATGGGTTCAAGTGCTGATGCTGTTTCAGAGCTGAATGTTTTATTATCTCATG gagaaaaatataaatctcaTCCAGGTAGCAAGTCAATCGGCAATGAGGCAGGAGTAAAAGTTATGGCTTCTAATGACAGAG AACAAGTACCCCTAGAGCTTCTCACTGGATCTGATGCATCTGCCCTGTTCACCAACTGGGAAGTGAATTTGATCCAAGGGAGTGGAGAAGAAGATCTAGTTGAAGAATCTGATGGAGAAGCCTCGAAGGACAATTTGATAAGCAACGATTCTGAGCATACTGCATGGATGAACAAAAATGTTGAAGAAGTCTTGTTCACCAACCGGGAAGTGAATTTAATCCTAGGGAACGGAGAACGAGATCAAGTTGAAAAATCTGATGGAGTAGCCTCGGAAGACAATTTGATAAGCAATGATCCTTTAGATGAGCATGTAGCAAAGACAAGCATAAGCAACGATACTTTAGATGATGCTCCTCTTGACTTAAAAGTAGACAATATCTATTATTCTGACATCCAAGATACTTGTGAAATAGGATCGGGTGCAATAGACAAAGTTAGCTCAGGAGCCGCTGCAAAGATGGACATCCTAGAGGAAGTGGTTATTGGAGTGATTCAACAAACAGTTATTTCAGCTGAGGCATCACAGGAAATGGCAGAAAGTCCGCCACAAGAAAGATTTTTAAGCTGCAGCAAATCGGAAGAAAGCCCGTCCCCAGATACCCCTTGTCGCTTACCTGAAATCACCTCAGGTGCTTCTCTGGTACAGCGAAATGGTCCAGAGTCTTATA GGAGCATTCCCACAGAGCAGGGTGAATTCCATCAAGGGGACTTCAAAGTTTTAATAGCACAAAAGGTCGGGGCTGAGGAAGTTAGAGAAGCTTTAGCCACAGATGATACCAACCTAGAATCTAATCCCAGTGATCCTCGGGAAGTTGCTATAGAGCAAGCTAATGAGCACCCAGACGCATTAAATGAATCACTTCTCATGGTTGGCCTTGATTATCAGACTCAAAATCAGCAGTCATGTGGGTGTTCTCTCCGAGGAGATTGTAAACACgcattaaaagagagagagagacactcCATTGAGACCGAGGCAACAAATTGCTTGCATCAGCTTGATGAAGGTGTTTTCTCCGAGGAGATTGTAGACTTTGGAAATGGCTTTGCTACTTCTCCATTCAAACGTCAGCGAGATGTCGACTCTTCCGCTGGTACTTCAGTCAGTGTATTTCAGCATTGTATAACAGAAAATGATGCCTGggagttgaatttattttctgaAGAGAACGAACAGGATGAGAATCAAACGTCAGGTGCACGGTTCTTGCACACCAATTTGAGAAACGAGGGTGCTGGGAAGGTGTATGAAAATATAGCTGTTACTGAGCAAGCCGCTATTCAAGTTGATGAAGAGCAACATGGTGAACTATGGCAAGTAATGGATGAGCAAATTGAAGAGGAAAAACACACATACTTTTCTGTTTCAGACGAGCCCAGCTTTGAAGATGTCGAAGGTTCAAAGAAGCAAGATTGTGTTCTTCTCGAGATTGATAGCATTCAAGAACGTATTAACTGTGAGAATCATCAGAATAAATCTGTGAATACTGAGCATTCTTACGATTCCAAGGAAAAGGAAATCTTTATAGATGTTAATGAGGTAAATGGTTATCATGATGTTGTTTCATCGGAGCAAATGGGGGAACGCAATTCCAGCTacttaaaacaatataataatgaaAGCCTCAGTGTTGAAGATATCGGAGTAATAGAGAACTTAAGTGAGAATGTTTCAGCCAAACCAAATATATCCGCATTGGATCAATCCACTGAAATTATCAATTCAACTAGCAGTCAAG ACATTGCTGCCAGGGATGATCAAACGCATCAACTGAAGTTGCCTTCATCTCAAAAGGGGGTCTCATGTGACAAAGAGGAAGAAACCCATAGTTCGGACGCTAAACAGTTGACTACGTCATTGGTTCGAAGGGAGGCCAGGAAAACTGGTTTTGTTCAAGCAACTCCTCAGAAGATGGTCACTTACACCGGCATGAAAGAAAACCTGGCAAGTATCAAGAGGGAGAAACGGGGTAACATGACAGCTCCGAACCCATTATCAAAGAGGCGGGCTCTGGGGAATCTCAGAAACAATTAG